From Coffea arabica cultivar ET-39 chromosome 2e, Coffea Arabica ET-39 HiFi, whole genome shotgun sequence, the proteins below share one genomic window:
- the LOC113728593 gene encoding uncharacterized protein: protein MSPYTLVFGKSCHLPVEFEHKAFWVIKQCNMNLEEAGAQRKLNLQELEEIRNETYENALIYKERSRVFHDQQISRKTFEVGQKVLLYQSRLKLFPVEIQSVKTDNKFVVNGHRLKHYYESFSSGEVETISLDAPPCPNQ from the exons ATGTCACCGTACACACTGGTATTTGGGAAATCGTGTCACCTGCCAGTGGAGTTCGAGCACAAGGCTTTTTGGGTGATAAAGCAATGCAACATGAACTTAGAAGAGGCCGGTGCCCAACGAAAGTTGAATTTACAAGAATTGGAGGAGATCCGGAACGAAACCTATGAAAATGCACTAATTTACAAGGAGAGGAGTCGGGTATTTCATGACCAACAAATCTCTAGAAAAACCTTTGAAGTTGGTCAGAAGGTCCTCCTGTACCAATCCAGGCTTAAGCTCTTCCCAG TTGAAATCCAGAGTGTTAAGACAGACAACAAGTTTGTGGTGAATGGACACCGTCTCAAACATTATTATGAAAGTTTTTCAAGTGGAGAAGTGGAGACAATAAGTCTAGACGCACCACCGTGTCCTAATCAGTGA
- the LOC113728594 gene encoding uncharacterized protein: MTENSQQFSTREDVPIRKVNEVETSSIQQQLTESTSFVRQLAVGNASQAKVYGIYTGMGHSIDMCPMMQEEGAEQVNMAGHAPAPRRSYDPYSSTYNPGWRDHPNLSYGGNRQNNFVPNKQPGYQQQHQSRPPPPPSSGPSLEEMMKQLLANQQKTDSERQNIRNQMNQMAKTINRLESQVQGKLPSQPELNPKNVSAMTLRSGKEILGPEPVIPKDKDEKKIENEIERENSNGADQKVLPDPIITVKTNPPPFPSRLEKSKKRDKEKEILEVFRKVEINIPLLDAIKQVPKYAKFVRDLCVNRRRLWGDERVIVGKNVSAVLQRKFPPKCGDPGMFTIPCRIGNTVIRRAMLDLGVSINIMPKSIYAPLKLGPLKETEIIIQLVDRTNTYPDGLVEDVLVKVNDLVFPADFYVLDMDDDHSPDPSHLLLGRPFMSTAQTKIDVNKGTLSMEFDGKIVHFNIFDTMKYPSNSNFSSVFSVSAIDLAVQEVFETVGKDELEVALTKHLELETTPEVE; encoded by the coding sequence ATGACAGAGAATTCACAGCAATTCAGTACGAGGGAGGATGTCCCAATACGCAAGGTGAATGAGGTAGAGACATCCTCTATCCAGCAGCAGCTAACTGAGTCGACTTCTTTTGTTAGGCAATTGGCTGTAGGAAATGCATCACAGGCCAAGGTGTATGGGATTTACACTGGTATGGGTCACTCTATAGACATGTGTCCAATGATGCAAGAGGAGGGTGCAGAGCAAGTGAACATGGCAGGTCACGCGCCCGCGCCAAGACGGTCCTATGACCCCTATTCAAGTACCTACAACCCTGGTTGGAGGGACCACCCTAACCTCAGCTATGGAGGGAACAGGCAGAATAATTTCGTGCCAAATAAGCAACCAGGGTACCAGCAGCAACACCAATCCCGACCACCTCCGCCCCCGAGCTCTGGTCCATCTTTGGAGGAGATGATGAAGCAACTACTTGCTAATCAACAAAAGACGGACTCCGAGAGGCAGAACATAAGAAATCAGATGAATCAAATGGCCAAAACAATCAACCGCTTGGAGTCCCAAGTGCAAGGTAAATTGCCGTCTCAGCCTGAATTGAACCCAAAAAATGTAAGCGCGATGACCCTAAGGAGCGGGAAGGAAATTCTGGGACCTGAGCCTGTGATCCCTAAGGACAAAGATGAGAAAAAGATCGAAAATGAGATTGAGAGGGAGAACAGCAATGGTGCAGATCAAAAGGTACTTCCAGACCCAATAATTACAGTTAAAACTAACCCGCCCCCTTTCCCTAGCAGGCTGGAAAAATCGAAGAAGCGGGATAAGGAGAAGGAGATCCTGGAGGTGTTTCGCAAGGTAGAGATTAATATCCCCCTCTTAGACGCAATCAAACAAGTACCGAAATATGCCAAATTCGTAAGGGACTTGTGTGTCAACCGAAGGCGGTTGTGGGGAGATGAAAGGGTCATTGTTGGGAAAAATGTGTCAGCAGTCCTGCAgagaaagtttccaccaaagtGCGGggatccaggtatgtttactattccCTGTAGGATAGGCAACACTGTGATTAGAAGGGCCATGTTGGATTTGGGAGTATCAATTAATATCATGCCTAAATCTATCTATGCTCCTCTAAAACTAGGTCCATTAAAAGAAACTGAGATAATCATTCAATTAGTTGACCGAACTAATACATATCCTGATGGGTTGGTTGAAGATGTGTTGGTAAAAGTTAATGATTTGGTGTTTCCAGCTGATTTTTATGTACTTGATATGGATGATGATCACTCACCCGATCCCTCACATTTGTTATTAGGTAGACCCTTTATGAGCACAGCACAAAcgaaaattgatgttaataagggtaccTTGTCCATGGAGTTTGATGGAAAAATTgtgcattttaatatttttgatactaTGAAATACCCCTCAAACTCCAACTTTAGCTCCGTTTTCTCTGTGAGTGCTATTGACCTTGCGGTGCAGGAAGTGTTTGAAACCGTTGGCAAGGATGAGTTAGAAGTTGCTTTAACCAAGCACCTCGAGTTGGAGACAACTCCTGAGGTGGAGTAG
- the LOC113728596 gene encoding uncharacterized protein, which produces MMGMAKTGNFLFLLAVLLCFPVVPLANIKRNISTDLSALLALRSNVLDPTHELLTKNWTTRMSVCNWLGVKCSSRHHRVVALNMSYIGLQGSIPPEIGNLSFLNSFDFRYNSFTGRLPQEMARLRRLRYINLSFNKFSGEVPSWFGFLPNLQYLFIANNSFTGSLPLSLSNASKLEVLNVQFNQLQGNIPQEIGNLGKLKILNLQGNQLTGSMPPAVFNISSLQRLSLTSNSISGILPVNMCFNLPKIQAIFLSTNQFSGQIQSRFKNCSELQVLALSINKFSGAIPREIGNLTMLSKISLGDNSFQGEIPREIGNLLNLEILEVGYSSLTGNY; this is translated from the exons ATGATGGGCATGGCAAAAACAGGCAACTTCCTGTTTCTTCTTGCTGTCCTGCTATGCTTTCCTGTGGTTCCCTTAGCCAACATCAAGCGCAACATTTCCACGGATCTATCTGCGCTGCTTGCCTTAAGATCCAATGTCTTGGATCCTACACATGAATTATTGACAAAGAATTGGACCACGAGAATGTCAGTCTGCAACTGGCTTGGTGTCAAATGCTCTTCTCGCCACCATCGAGTAGTCGCTTTGAATATGTCTTACATAGGCCTTCAAGGTAGCATTCCTCCAGAAATAGGAAATCTTTCCtttctcaattcatttgatttcCGATACAACAGCTTCACAGGTCGTTTGCCTCAGGAGATGGCCCGTCTGCGAAGACTCAGATACATTAATCTCAGCTTTAACAAATTTAGTGGAGAGGTCCCTTCATGGTTCGGCTTTCTGCCTAATCTTCAATACTTGTTCATCGCAAATAACAGTTTTACGGGTAGCCTTCCCCTTTCCCTGTCTAATGCATCAAAGTTGGAGGTCTTAAATGTGCAGTTCAATCAACTGCAAGGTAATATACCCCAAGAAATTGGTAATCTTGGCAAGCTGAAGATCTTGAATCTGCAAGGTAACCAGCTTACAGGGTCTATGCCGCCAGCCGTTTTCAACATTTCATCGTTGCAAAGACTGTCTCTGACAAGCAATAGTATTAGTGGTATTCTTCCCGTAAACATGTGCTTTAACCTTCCAAAAATTCAAGCCATTTTTCTATCGACAAACCAATTTTCAGGCCAAATTCAGTCCAGGTTCAAGAATTGCTCAGAGCTTCAAGTTCTTGCACTGAGCATCAATAAATTCAGTGGAGCAATACCACGAGAAATTGGAAACTTAACCATGTTAAGCAAAATCTCATTGGGAGATAATTCCTTCCAAG GTGAAATTCCGCGAGAGATAGGCAATCTCCTCAATTTGGAGATATTAGAGGTCGGATATTCTTCACTCACTGGTAATTACTAA